The following DNA comes from Leifsonia sp. 1010.
CCCGACCGGGACGATCGTGCAGTCACTCCCAGGACTCCGGAGGGCATCGGCATCAGCTCCACCCGGGCCGAACTGCTGGCGGCGTATCCGGGAATCGAGAGAACCGGTGGATACAGCGACAGAGTCGACTATTACGGCCTGACCGACGATCGCGGGGGATGGATCGTCTTCGCGGTGATGCGCGACGTCGTGTGGAGCATTCAGATCGGCAACGACGCAGTCCTTCCATACGGGATGAACTCGGTCCGGGTGATTCCGAAGGAGCACTGCCCGGCCTGACCGTCTCCGCAGCCCGGTAGACTGGAGCACATCCCCGCCCAGCCCCGCCCAGCCTGGAGTGCCCGCGTGACCGACACCGCCACCGCCCACGTCGTCGACACCGTCGCGAACGCGATCGAGACCCCGGAGCGGGAGCAGCCGTTCGCGGCTCTCGGGCTCAAGGAGGACGAGTACGCGCGCATCCGCGAGATCCTCGGCCGCCGCCCCACCAGCGGCGAGCTGGCGATGTACTCGGTGATGTGGTCGGAGCACTGCTCCTACAAGTCGTCGAAGATCTATCTGCGGCAGTTCGGGCAGAAGGTCAGCCCGGCGATGAAGAAGAACCTCATGGTCGGCATGGGCGAGAACGCCGGCGTCGTGGACGTCGGCGAAGGCTGGGCGGTCACCTTCAAGGTGGAGTCGCACAACCACCCCTCCTACATCGAGCCGTTCCAGGGCGCCGCGACCGGCGTCGGCGGCATCGTGCGCGACATCATCTCCATGGGCGCCCGACCGGTCGCCGTGATGGACCAGCTGCGCTTCGGCGCCATCGACAACCCGGACACCGCGCGCGTCGTGCACGGCGTCGTCTCCGGCATCTCCTTCTACGGCAACTGCCTGGGCCTGCCCAACATCGGCGGCGAGACCTACTTCGACCCGGTGTACCAGGGCAACCCGCTGGTCAACGCCCTCTCGGTCGGCGTGCTCCGCCACGAGGACCTGCACCTGGCGAACGCGTCCGGCGCCGGCAACAAGGTCGTGCTGTTCGGTGCACGCACCGGCGGCGACGGGATCGGCGGGGCCAGCATCCTCGCGTCCGACACGTTCTCCGCGGGCGGCCCGACCAAGCGTCCGGCCGTGCAGGTCGGCGACCCGTTCGCCGAGAAGGTGCTCATCGAGTGCTGCCTGGAGCTGTTCCGCGACAAGCTGGTCGAGGGCATCCAGGATCTGGGCGCCGCCGGCATCTCCTGCGCGACCAGCGAGCTCGCCTCCAACGGCGACGGCGGGATGTTCATCGAACTCGACAAGGTGCTCCTGCGCGACCCGAGCCTCACCGCTGAGGAGATCCTCATGTCGGAGAGCCAGGAGCGCATGATGGCCGTCGTCAAGCCGGAACTGCTCGACGCCTTCCTCGCCGTCACCGCCAAGTGGGATGTCGAGACCAGCGTGCTGGGCGAGGTCACCGAGACCGGCCGCCTCGTCATCAACTGGAAGGGCGAGGAGATCGTCAACGTCGACCCGCGCACCGTCGCGGTCGATGGTCCGGTCTACGAGCGTCCCGTCGCCTACCCGACCTGGATCGACGCGCTGCAGGACGACTCGGCCTCCGTGCTCGCCCGCCCCACGACCGGAGACGAGCTGCGGGAGCAGACGCTCGCCCTGCTCGGCAGCGCCAACCTCGCCGACAAGGGCTGGGTCACCGACCAGTACGACTACTTCGTGGGTGGCAACACCGCGCTCGCCTTCCCCGACGACGCGGGCATGATCCGCGTCGACGAGGAGTCGGGCCTCGGCTTCGCCATCGCGACCGACGCCAATGGCCGCTACTGCCAGCTCGACCCGAAGCAGGGCGCCAAGCTGGCGCTGGCCGAGGCGTACCGCAACGTCGCCGCCTCCGGCGCGGTGCCCGTCGCGGTCACCGACTGCCTCAACTTCGGCAGCCCGGAGAACCCCGAGGTCATGTGGCAGTTCTCGCAGGCGGTCGAGGGACTCTCGGACGCCTGTCTGGAGCTCGAGATCCCGGTCACCGGCGGCAACGTCTCCTTCTACAACCAGACCGGCGACACCCCGATCTTCCCGACCCCCGTGGTCGGAGTGCTCGGCGTGATCGACGACGTCGCCCGGCGCATCCCGAGCGGCTGGCAGGACGAGGGCGAGAATATCTACCTCCTCGGCGTCACCCGTGAAGAGCTGGACGGCTCGGCCTGGGCCGGCACCATCCACGGCCACCTCGGCGGACACCCGCCGGCGGTCGACCTCGACGCCGAGCGCTCGCTCGCCGAGGCGCTGCACGCGGCCTCCCTGGAGGGTCTGGTCTCGTCCGCGCACGACCTCGCCGACGGCGGCCTGGCGCAGGCCCTCGCCGAGAGCGTCATCCGCTTCGGCGTCGGCGCCCGCGTCTGGCTCACCGAGATCGAGGAGCGCGACGGGGTGGATGCGGCGACCGCGCTCTTCTCGGAGTCGACCGCGCGCGTCCTGGTCACCGTCCCGCGCGAGGACGACGTCAAGTTCCGCGGCCTGTGCGCCGGCCGCGGCATCCCCGCGCTCCGCATCGGCGTGACGGACGCCGAGGTCGGCGCCCAGCCCGTGCTCGAGGTGCAGGACCTCTTCACGATCGGCCTGGAGGAGCTCCGCGGCGTCCACCGCTCCACGCTCCCCGAGCACTTCGGCCCGACGGTCGCGTAACTCCCCCGCCTCCCGCGCCACCTCCCCAGCCATCCGCTCCTGAGTTTTTCGCCCCCGACACGCGGTCTGAGGGCGAAAAACTCCGGAGCAGGCGGCCTCGGTCGCTACGGTGAGGGCATGACCCGTGCCCGCGCCGACGAGCTGCCGACGCCTCCACTGCTCTCGCGGCGCGCCCGCCGCGTCGTCTCCGTCACCGCCATCGTGCTGCTGTGCGTGCTCATCCTCGCCAGCCTCGCGTCGTCGTCCCCGTGGCCGTCCGCGCTGGCGATCCGCAGCGTCTTCGAGAAGGGCGCCGCCGAGACGGTCGCCGAGATGAAGCCGTTCGTGCCCACCACCGGGGTGACGGCGCAGACGGGCCTGCGGTACGCACCCGGCTCGCCCGACACGACGTTCGACATCTTCCGCCCCGACAGCGCCACCGACCCGCTCCCCACCGTGGTCTGGATCCACGGCGGCGCCTGGATCTCGGGCGCCAGCTCCAATGTCGACCCCTACCTCCGCATCCTGGCCGACCAGGGGTTCACGACCGTCGGCCTCAACTACACCGTCGGACCCGAGGCGACTTACCCGACCGCCGTCCGACAGCTCAACGACGCGCTCGCGTACCTGGACGCGCACGCCGAGACGCTCGGCATCGACCCCAGCCGCATCATCCTCGCCGGCGACTCCGCCGGGTCGCAGCTCGCCAGCCAGCTCGCCGTCCTGACCACCAGCCCCGAGTACGCGAACCTGATGGGGATCGCACCCGCGCTCCAGCCGGACCAGCTGTCCGCCGTCGTGCTGAACTGCGGGGTCTACGACCTCGACGCGCTCGCCAGCCTGACCGGAATCGACGGCTGGGGCTTCAAGACCGCCCTGTGGTCGTACAGCGGCACGAAGGACTGGTCCCAGACCTATGTCGGGTCGACGATGTCGACCATCCAGCACGTCACCCCCGCCTTCCCGCCCACCTACATCTCCGGCGGCAACGGCGACGGCCTCACCTGGACGCAGTCCGTGCCGATGGCCGCCGCCCTGCGCGCGAAGGGCGTCGACGTGACCGAGCTGTTCTGGCCCGCCGACCACGAGCCCGCACTGCCGCACGAGTACCAGTTCCACCTGAAGTTCGCGGAGGCGCACACGGCGCTGGATGCGACAATCGCCTTCCTCCGCGCCCACAGCTAACGCGCCGCGGCCTCCTGGGCGGCCAGTTCGGCCTGACGCCGGGTGAACAGCCGGACGCGCTGCTGGGTCAGCAGGATGCCGGCGAACACGATCACGGCTCCCACCGGTTCGTTCCAGGTCAAGTGCTCGCCGAGCACGAGGATGCCGAGGGCCACACCGACCACCGGCGTCACGTAGGTGACGCCCGATGTCGCGGTCGGACCCCACGCGCGCAGGACGTTCATGTTCCAGATGTAGACGACGCCCGTCCCGAGGGCGCCTAGCGCCAGCAGGGAGAGCAGCACCGGCCAGCTGAACGTGATCGGGTGCCACGCCACCACGGGCGTCAGCAGGATCATGATGACCGCGGCCAGCCCGATGTTCATGAACGCGCTCGTCGTCGCGGACACCGCTCGCGGGCTGATGAACTTACGGATGTAGCCGAAGCTGAACCCGTAGCACGTGACCGCCCCGAGGCAGGCGAGCTGGCCCCAGAGGCTGCCGGCCAGCGCATCCACCGCCCAGGGCCCGACCACCACGACGACGCCGACGACACCGATCAGCACGCCGAGCACCTGGTCGCGGTTGAGCTTCTCGACCCGGAACGCGGCGGTGACGAGGATCGCCGTCGTGATCGGCGTGACGGCGTTGTAGATGCTCGCGAGGCTGGAGGAGACGTACTGCTCGGCCCACGCGAACAGGAGGAACGGGATGACGCAGTAGGTGACCGCGACCACCGTGAAGTGCAGCCAGACGATCGGCTCCCGCGGTAGTCGCGCGCGCATGATGAGCGCGATGATGCCCAGCGTCAGCGCACCGAACACGAGCCTGGCCCATGCGACCTGGCCGAAGCTCACGCCCTCGAGGGCCACCTTCATGAACAGGAAGCTGGCGCCCCACACGAGCCCCATGGCGACGAACTGCACAGCGACCTTCACCCTGTCGACGCTAGCGGGTGCCACCGACCCCGCGCGTGCGGGAATCGGACACGGATGGATGAGATCCGGCCAGCCGGTATTTGGTAGCGTTCCCGGAGGGGGGACCATGTATCGAACGAATAGGCGCGCCCGCACCGCTGCGGCCGCGGGGATGCTCGTCGCGCTCGCCATCGCGCTGTCCGGCTGCGCCCTCTTCGACGGAGGTGCGCACGCGAAGCCGGTGGCGCGGCACACGACGGCGAAGCCGAAGCCGACGCACTCCGCA
Coding sequences within:
- a CDS encoding DMT family transporter is translated as MKVAVQFVAMGLVWGASFLFMKVALEGVSFGQVAWARLVFGALTLGIIALIMRARLPREPIVWLHFTVVAVTYCVIPFLLFAWAEQYVSSSLASIYNAVTPITTAILVTAAFRVEKLNRDQVLGVLIGVVGVVVVVGPWAVDALAGSLWGQLACLGAVTCYGFSFGYIRKFISPRAVSATTSAFMNIGLAAVIMILLTPVVAWHPITFSWPVLLSLLALGALGTGVVYIWNMNVLRAWGPTATSGVTYVTPVVGVALGILVLGEHLTWNEPVGAVIVFAGILLTQQRVRLFTRRQAELAAQEAAAR
- the purL gene encoding phosphoribosylformylglycinamidine synthase subunit PurL, translating into MTDTATAHVVDTVANAIETPEREQPFAALGLKEDEYARIREILGRRPTSGELAMYSVMWSEHCSYKSSKIYLRQFGQKVSPAMKKNLMVGMGENAGVVDVGEGWAVTFKVESHNHPSYIEPFQGAATGVGGIVRDIISMGARPVAVMDQLRFGAIDNPDTARVVHGVVSGISFYGNCLGLPNIGGETYFDPVYQGNPLVNALSVGVLRHEDLHLANASGAGNKVVLFGARTGGDGIGGASILASDTFSAGGPTKRPAVQVGDPFAEKVLIECCLELFRDKLVEGIQDLGAAGISCATSELASNGDGGMFIELDKVLLRDPSLTAEEILMSESQERMMAVVKPELLDAFLAVTAKWDVETSVLGEVTETGRLVINWKGEEIVNVDPRTVAVDGPVYERPVAYPTWIDALQDDSASVLARPTTGDELREQTLALLGSANLADKGWVTDQYDYFVGGNTALAFPDDAGMIRVDEESGLGFAIATDANGRYCQLDPKQGAKLALAEAYRNVAASGAVPVAVTDCLNFGSPENPEVMWQFSQAVEGLSDACLELEIPVTGGNVSFYNQTGDTPIFPTPVVGVLGVIDDVARRIPSGWQDEGENIYLLGVTREELDGSAWAGTIHGHLGGHPPAVDLDAERSLAEALHAASLEGLVSSAHDLADGGLAQALAESVIRFGVGARVWLTEIEERDGVDAATALFSESTARVLVTVPREDDVKFRGLCAGRGIPALRIGVTDAEVGAQPVLEVQDLFTIGLEELRGVHRSTLPEHFGPTVA
- a CDS encoding alpha/beta hydrolase, with product MTRARADELPTPPLLSRRARRVVSVTAIVLLCVLILASLASSSPWPSALAIRSVFEKGAAETVAEMKPFVPTTGVTAQTGLRYAPGSPDTTFDIFRPDSATDPLPTVVWIHGGAWISGASSNVDPYLRILADQGFTTVGLNYTVGPEATYPTAVRQLNDALAYLDAHAETLGIDPSRIILAGDSAGSQLASQLAVLTTSPEYANLMGIAPALQPDQLSAVVLNCGVYDLDALASLTGIDGWGFKTALWSYSGTKDWSQTYVGSTMSTIQHVTPAFPPTYISGGNGDGLTWTQSVPMAAALRAKGVDVTELFWPADHEPALPHEYQFHLKFAEAHTALDATIAFLRAHS